One genomic region from Candidatus Nitrosopumilus koreensis AR1 encodes:
- the hisA gene encoding 1-(5-phosphoribosyl)-5-[(5-phosphoribosylamino)methylideneamino]imidazole-4-carboxamide isomerase: MKIIPAIDLMDGQVVRLYKGDPKQKTVYSDDPVSVAKKWQEAGADMLHIVDLDATLGTGSNLDLIEEITTELSIPVEVAGGLRDEVTIDRAISFATRIVLGTLAFKNKELLQYIAKKYGFSKIVISVDHVDGFIVTHGWKESTKTPLIDAIHEFVNMGFTEFLLTNVSKDGTMEGPDLEFLEKACAIQNTNVIASGGISNIDDVSNVQTKNAFAVILGKALYENKISIEEAKQLVD, encoded by the coding sequence ATGAAAATAATTCCTGCAATTGATTTGATGGATGGACAAGTAGTTCGATTATACAAAGGAGATCCTAAACAAAAAACGGTTTATAGTGATGATCCTGTATCTGTTGCCAAAAAATGGCAAGAAGCAGGAGCTGATATGTTGCATATTGTTGATTTAGATGCAACACTTGGAACTGGAAGTAATTTGGATTTGATTGAAGAAATTACAACGGAATTGTCCATACCTGTTGAGGTGGCTGGTGGTCTACGTGATGAGGTAACAATTGATAGGGCAATTTCTTTTGCCACTCGAATTGTTCTTGGTACTTTGGCATTTAAAAATAAAGAATTATTGCAATATATTGCTAAAAAATATGGATTTTCAAAAATTGTAATCTCAGTTGATCATGTAGATGGATTTATTGTTACACATGGATGGAAAGAGAGTACAAAAACACCTTTGATTGATGCAATACATGAATTTGTAAACATGGGATTTACCGAATTTTTACTCACAAATGTAAGCAAGGATGGAACAATGGAAGGCCCTGACTTGGAATTTTTAGAAAAAGCATGTGCTATACAAAATACAAATGTAATTGCAAGTGGTGGGATATCAAATATTGATGATGTATCAAATGTACAAACAAAAAATGCATTTGCAGTAATTTTGGGTAAAGCACTATATGAAAACAAGATATCAATTGAGGAGGCAAAACAACTTGTTGACTAA
- a CDS encoding cytochrome b: MAVSLEQRRNGVVEFLYWLWDGVDRTIFTAIKFSFPARFVSPFGFLGMLTFIVFIILGISGALLMFYYQPILDRAWDSVQFINDEVPFGFHIRNIHYHGSNAMVLLAVLHMYYQYFSGRYKIRNEVLWMTGVILGVVTILEAFTGYDVIFSERAELAISIAASLTTSIPVAGPTIRDAALGSGFSDFVLRFYAQHVFLLPIVMLGLMAVHFPRFLVFDVPMVMAIGGAILITGGVFPIDMGFKFEPTVPPGVTVPEWYLTGIYAFMRTQYDKFVTGLLWPLIFIISFVLVPFIDRYKKFSWRERPIVTAFGITSLAQIMVTTYWGFYISPDISVPLVERLVIDPIFFYSTMILMVPLGFGFTYMMIKLANEAERKSKIAKSTGPKKVATINLSEKWINWVLIALLAFQVFLNIAAYNAALTGMKNVSLFFIGIILLVFAAFFHVYRYGLSEQKNAPPPPPVPVSDEKPKLAEPETSEQSELPEDTTKPEEKPKELAPEIPTPKSQSDLGVGASNDSNIGTDDLDGVKKL; the protein is encoded by the coding sequence ATGGCCGTTTCGCTTGAGCAAAGAAGAAACGGTGTAGTTGAATTTCTTTATTGGTTATGGGATGGTGTAGATAGAACCATCTTTACTGCAATCAAGTTTTCATTTCCTGCAAGATTTGTAAGTCCATTTGGATTTTTGGGAATGTTAACATTCATTGTATTTATCATTCTAGGAATTTCTGGAGCTCTACTCATGTTTTATTATCAACCAATTTTGGATAGGGCATGGGATAGTGTTCAATTCATCAATGACGAAGTTCCATTTGGTTTCCATATAAGAAACATACACTATCATGGCTCTAATGCAATGGTACTCTTGGCTGTTCTTCACATGTATTATCAATACTTTAGTGGAAGATACAAAATTAGAAATGAAGTATTATGGATGACTGGTGTTATTTTGGGTGTTGTAACTATTTTAGAAGCATTTACTGGATATGATGTTATCTTTAGTGAACGAGCAGAACTTGCAATTAGTATTGCAGCGTCTCTAACAACGTCTATCCCTGTTGCAGGCCCGACAATTCGTGATGCAGCGTTGGGTAGTGGGTTTTCTGACTTTGTATTAAGATTCTATGCTCAACATGTATTCTTGTTACCAATTGTTATGCTTGGATTGATGGCTGTTCATTTTCCACGGTTCTTAGTATTTGATGTACCTATGGTAATGGCAATTGGTGGTGCAATTCTCATCACAGGAGGTGTGTTCCCAATTGACATGGGATTCAAGTTTGAACCTACGGTACCGCCTGGTGTTACTGTTCCTGAGTGGTATTTGACAGGAATTTACGCGTTCATGAGGACACAATATGACAAGTTTGTAACAGGGTTACTCTGGCCGTTGATATTTATCATATCGTTTGTATTGGTTCCATTCATTGATAGATACAAGAAATTCTCTTGGAGAGAAAGACCAATTGTCACTGCATTTGGAATTACTAGTCTTGCACAAATAATGGTCACAACTTATTGGGGATTCTATATCTCACCTGACATCTCAGTTCCATTGGTAGAACGTCTGGTAATTGATCCAATATTCTTCTATTCTACAATGATCTTAATGGTTCCTTTAGGATTTGGATTCACTTACATGATGATTAAGCTTGCAAATGAAGCAGAAAGAAAATCAAAGATTGCAAAAAGTACTGGTCCAAAGAAAGTGGCTACAATCAATCTTTCTGAAAAATGGATTAATTGGGTATTGATTGCATTATTAGCATTCCAAGTATTTCTAAACATTGCAGCATATAATGCAGCATTAACAGGAATGAAGAATGTATCATTGTTCTTTATTGGAATTATTTTGTTGGTATTTGCAGCATTCTTCCATGTGTATAGATATGGATTAAGTGAACAAAAAAATGCTCCACCGCCACCACCAGTTCCAGTATCTGATGAAAAACCAAAACTTGCAGAACCTGAGACATCTGAACAAAGTGAACTTCCAGAAGATACTACCAAACCAGAGGAAAAACCAAAAGAATTGGCTCCTGAAATTCCTACTCCAAAATCTCAATCCGATTTAGGAGTTGGTGCAAGTAATGACTCAAATATTGGAACCGATGATCTTGATGGGGTGAAAAAATTATGA
- the hisI gene encoding phosphoribosyl-AMP cyclohydrolase — protein sequence MDKTIEEIDFEKSGGLIPIIVQDANTKDVLTLAYSNKESLELTKKTGNSWFFSRSRNKLWMKGEESGNTQKVKEILVDCDSDAIIYLVEPSGPACHTGERVCFHNSLEK from the coding sequence ATGGATAAAACAATTGAAGAAATTGATTTTGAAAAAAGTGGAGGGCTGATTCCAATTATTGTTCAAGATGCAAACACCAAAGATGTACTTACTCTTGCATATTCAAACAAGGAATCATTGGAACTAACAAAGAAAACTGGTAACTCTTGGTTTTTCAGTCGTTCTAGAAACAAACTTTGGATGAAAGGTGAAGAATCTGGTAATACTCAAAAAGTCAAAGAAATTCTTGTCGATTGTGATTCTGATGCCATTATTTATCTTGTTGAACCATCGGGACCTGCATGTCACACTGGAGAGAGAGTATGTTTTCATAACTCACTTGAAAAATAA
- the hisF gene encoding imidazole glycerol phosphate synthase subunit HisF — protein sequence MLTKRIIPCLDVDNGRVVKGLNFESIKDAGDPVELAAKYSKDGADELVFLDITASQEKRKTIKELVASVAKVIDIPFTVGGGVNSMDDARNILLSGADKVGVNTGAVKNPTLLTELMTVFGKQCVVIAIDAKRNYSEDSTKTMFEENGKKFWFEVFIYGGKRETGLDAIQWAKKATELGAGEVLLTSIDKDGTKDGYDVLLTKKIVDTVSVPVIASGGCGKPEDMYEIFEKSNVDAALAASIFHYEDQSVNRVKEILREKNISVRL from the coding sequence TTGTTGACTAAACGAATCATTCCATGTCTGGATGTAGATAATGGACGAGTAGTCAAAGGATTAAACTTTGAATCAATAAAGGATGCAGGAGATCCAGTTGAGCTTGCTGCCAAATATAGTAAAGATGGAGCAGACGAACTTGTTTTTTTAGATATCACTGCATCTCAAGAAAAAAGAAAAACAATCAAAGAACTGGTAGCTAGTGTTGCTAAAGTCATTGATATTCCATTTACTGTGGGTGGTGGGGTAAACAGTATGGATGATGCAAGAAATATTTTGCTTAGTGGTGCAGACAAAGTTGGAGTGAATACAGGTGCTGTAAAAAACCCTACACTGTTAACTGAACTTATGACTGTATTTGGAAAACAATGTGTTGTGATAGCTATAGATGCAAAACGAAATTATTCTGAGGATTCTACTAAAACAATGTTTGAAGAAAATGGAAAAAAGTTTTGGTTTGAGGTTTTCATTTATGGTGGTAAACGGGAAACTGGACTTGATGCCATTCAATGGGCAAAAAAAGCAACAGAACTTGGTGCTGGAGAAGTACTTCTAACTAGTATAGATAAAGATGGAACAAAAGATGGATATGATGTTTTGCTTACAAAAAAAATAGTTGATACTGTTTCTGTACCAGTTATTGCATCTGGAGGATGTGGAAAACCAGAAGACATGTATGAAATATTTGAAAAATCTAATGTTGATGCTGCTTTAGCTGCCTCAATTTTTCACTATGAAGACCAATCGGTAAATAGAGTCAAAGAAATTCTTAGAGAGAAAAACATCTCTGTACGATTATAA
- a CDS encoding S8 family serine peptidase, protein MPKVAIFFSIILLSCVLTNSYAFTGDDVYLQDEPNKIEFDSQIIDIDNSFFIENNFKRYLIFGTNSQNFDYLKNNSIYGAQSDNGFFYVSLLSEKSASMLSVQGLHVIEDSKLDFHSSNDLIPDASRIGVITGSNNAKQNYGASGNGIVVAIVDTGVDFSNPDIQHSLARDEINHPIMLDPDGQGIVLTNATFFAYIDENEIIRNYSKPIPPHMTSSAYVTKEGVFLDISKGGKGSDIPIYNSFFPQIGSSPVFNGTLSNDMKIGQDNRNYIKSKSGVYHLGVIYQGGLSGPLAKIQVVPVLVIDSFIPGVYDTIIPDMTTSWEDYTRFDLPSGQRPNYDFDFTDEKPIVLGSGKEFLVYDSNADGKNDYSAGTFGAQVLDVYGVIRNNSTEIDDTLNAINGTLLPALDPDGEFFGIMTDFMGHGTSSAASIISRGQETYDIYNDTKKYSITGVAPDAKILPVKALWFGDTVYAWLWSAGFENENNGWTFSGKPRVDIISNSWGVSNFPSFNAAPGMDILSLIQSMLATPHSLDDDYPGVVMVSSAGNSGHGYGTIGLPNASPFGIAVGATTNNVFVGYGPFKEQPRFGNSTEHYNHVVDFSSRGPTAIGDPKPDVMSMGAHGFVPSNVIKTQKNSKDESFSLFGGTSMAAPLVSGSAAILIEEMKKQSQDYDPFLIKNILMSTATDMNNDPFTQGSGLVNTESALDYVHGNNEVFIVSNNDSYENIKSILDPIIDNFNSTKVGFEQFKLPSHSFPMTSWFAGQLNAGDRTTATFTIKNPTDIPLSIDVKSKTLSLIKQTQFNGTTIPRQQDSILNKTDTFAPNYVKLSDVKQHEDLMDFFDEKNPVPDESSLMVLNVNFPFNQFLNNTSDVFADDIKISSLYLYDWLDNNNDTKVTSDEISLVNRGGSWGTVQEIRISEPDEKFDGVPLVGVYPVPTRYSYWLGNTNQNSTSMDYTISASYYQDDKWSMLWPESEMIIVPPNDSSTIDVTLVTPDDLETGVYQGFLTFQSNLHEVNAPVSFVITEPVTENDSTIMLKGKQSDSILYGNGYTKGAFDMVNRYMAGDWRQYYFDIQNESVNSAAIEISWKNSDTNLSVFVMDPLGQIIQTNVPSGVFGHFLGWPSLDWLGNTPFSQGGGFFPVKNKDDTSTVLYVPINQTGTYTLLTHSTLFGGNFTTEPITLVAKFTDISPETISQNTEIITESKQPVSDSKTREMSENITKESIQKDVVFSSEETNSSLATGITIGIAIGVAIGIVSVFILRQKPTK, encoded by the coding sequence ATGCCCAAAGTGGCTATTTTCTTTTCAATCATTCTCTTATCATGTGTTCTAACAAACTCATATGCATTTACTGGCGATGATGTATATTTGCAAGATGAACCAAATAAAATTGAATTTGATTCTCAAATAATAGATATAGATAATAGTTTTTTTATTGAAAATAATTTCAAACGTTATTTGATTTTTGGAACAAACTCTCAAAATTTTGATTATCTTAAGAATAACTCCATTTATGGGGCTCAGTCTGATAATGGATTTTTTTATGTTTCATTATTATCTGAAAAATCAGCTTCAATGTTATCTGTACAAGGCCTTCATGTGATTGAGGATTCTAAACTTGACTTTCATTCATCAAATGATTTAATTCCAGATGCTTCAAGAATTGGTGTAATTACTGGTTCAAACAATGCTAAACAAAATTATGGCGCATCAGGAAATGGTATAGTAGTTGCAATTGTGGATACGGGGGTAGATTTCTCAAATCCTGACATTCAACACTCTCTTGCACGAGATGAAATTAATCATCCAATTATGCTTGATCCTGATGGACAAGGGATTGTTCTAACAAATGCAACTTTTTTTGCATACATTGATGAAAACGAAATAATCCGAAATTATAGTAAGCCAATCCCACCACATATGACCTCCTCTGCGTATGTAACAAAGGAAGGGGTGTTTCTTGATATCTCTAAGGGGGGAAAGGGAAGTGATATTCCAATTTACAATTCATTCTTTCCTCAAATTGGCTCTTCTCCAGTTTTTAACGGGACACTATCAAATGATATGAAAATTGGACAAGACAATCGAAACTACATAAAATCAAAAAGTGGTGTGTATCACTTGGGTGTGATATATCAAGGGGGATTAAGCGGACCTCTTGCAAAAATTCAAGTTGTACCTGTTCTTGTAATTGATTCTTTTATTCCTGGAGTTTATGATACTATAATTCCAGACATGACTACATCGTGGGAGGATTATACTAGATTTGATCTGCCTTCTGGTCAAAGACCAAACTATGACTTTGATTTTACCGATGAAAAACCAATCGTTCTAGGAAGTGGCAAAGAGTTTCTTGTTTATGATTCAAATGCTGATGGAAAAAATGATTATAGTGCAGGAACATTTGGTGCACAAGTTTTAGATGTTTATGGTGTCATTCGAAACAACTCTACTGAAATTGATGATACATTAAATGCAATTAATGGAACGCTTTTACCTGCATTAGATCCTGATGGTGAATTCTTTGGTATTATGACTGATTTTATGGGGCATGGTACATCCAGTGCTGCGTCAATTATCTCACGTGGACAAGAAACATACGATATCTATAATGACACGAAAAAATATTCCATAACAGGAGTTGCACCTGATGCCAAAATTTTACCTGTAAAGGCATTATGGTTTGGAGATACTGTTTATGCATGGTTGTGGTCTGCAGGATTTGAAAATGAAAATAATGGTTGGACATTTTCTGGTAAACCTCGAGTAGATATAATTTCTAATAGTTGGGGTGTTTCGAATTTTCCATCATTTAATGCTGCACCTGGAATGGATATCTTGTCCTTAATTCAAAGTATGCTTGCAACTCCTCATTCACTTGATGATGATTATCCTGGAGTTGTCATGGTTTCTAGTGCTGGAAATTCTGGACATGGATATGGAACAATAGGATTGCCAAATGCATCTCCATTTGGAATTGCAGTTGGGGCAACTACAAATAATGTATTTGTTGGTTATGGCCCATTCAAAGAACAACCAAGATTTGGAAATTCTACTGAACACTATAATCATGTAGTTGATTTTTCTAGCAGAGGACCCACAGCTATAGGTGATCCGAAACCTGATGTGATGAGTATGGGTGCACATGGGTTTGTTCCCTCAAATGTGATAAAAACTCAAAAAAATTCCAAAGATGAATCCTTTTCATTATTTGGAGGAACTAGCATGGCAGCACCACTAGTATCTGGGAGTGCCGCCATATTGATTGAAGAGATGAAAAAACAATCTCAAGACTATGATCCCTTCTTAATAAAAAATATCCTCATGTCCACTGCAACTGATATGAACAATGATCCATTTACTCAGGGCTCTGGTTTGGTAAACACAGAGTCTGCCTTGGATTATGTACACGGAAATAACGAAGTGTTTATTGTATCAAACAATGACTCTTATGAAAACATCAAAAGTATACTTGACCCTATAATTGACAATTTTAATTCTACAAAAGTAGGGTTTGAACAGTTTAAACTTCCTTCGCATTCCTTTCCAATGACTAGTTGGTTTGCAGGACAATTAAATGCCGGGGACAGAACAACTGCAACTTTTACAATCAAAAACCCTACTGATATACCACTTTCAATTGATGTGAAATCAAAAACTCTTTCCTTAATCAAACAAACTCAATTTAATGGAACAACAATACCAAGACAGCAGGACTCTATACTAAACAAAACTGACACATTTGCTCCAAACTATGTAAAACTATCTGATGTCAAACAACATGAAGATCTAATGGATTTTTTTGATGAGAAAAATCCTGTTCCTGATGAATCTTCTTTGATGGTTCTTAATGTAAATTTTCCTTTTAATCAATTCCTGAATAATACTTCGGATGTTTTTGCAGATGATATCAAAATATCTTCCTTGTATCTGTATGATTGGTTGGATAATAACAATGATACAAAAGTTACTAGTGATGAAATATCTCTAGTCAATAGAGGAGGCTCTTGGGGAACCGTTCAGGAAATTAGAATTTCAGAACCAGATGAAAAATTTGATGGTGTTCCACTAGTTGGCGTTTATCCAGTTCCAACACGATACTCTTACTGGTTAGGAAACACAAATCAAAACTCAACATCAATGGATTATACTATATCTGCAAGTTATTATCAAGATGATAAATGGTCTATGCTGTGGCCTGAATCTGAAATGATAATTGTTCCACCTAATGATTCTTCAACAATAGATGTTACTTTGGTTACTCCCGATGATTTAGAAACTGGTGTGTATCAAGGATTTTTAACTTTCCAGAGTAACTTGCATGAAGTAAATGCACCTGTATCTTTTGTAATAACAGAACCAGTAACAGAAAATGATTCTACAATTATGCTCAAAGGAAAACAAAGTGACAGTATTCTTTATGGAAATGGATACACTAAAGGTGCATTTGATATGGTTAATCGTTACATGGCAGGTGACTGGAGACAATATTACTTTGATATACAAAACGAATCTGTAAATTCTGCAGCAATTGAAATTTCATGGAAAAACAGTGATACAAATCTGTCCGTATTTGTTATGGACCCCTTGGGACAAATAATTCAAACAAATGTTCCTTCTGGTGTGTTTGGTCATTTTCTTGGATGGCCATCACTTGACTGGTTAGGAAACACTCCATTTAGTCAAGGTGGTGGATTTTTTCCAGTAAAAAACAAAGATGATACATCAACTGTGTTGTATGTGCCAATCAATCAAACTGGCACTTATACTCTGTTGACGCATTCTACCTTGTTTGGAGGAAACTTCACAACTGAACCAATCACGCTTGTAGCTAAATTTACAGATATTTCTCCGGAAACAATCTCACAAAATACAGAAATAATTACAGAATCAAAACAACCTGTTTCTGATTCAAAGACAAGAGAAATGTCTGAAAATATTACAAAAGAATCCATTCAAAAAGATGTGGTATTTTCCTCTGAAGAAACAAATTCGTCCTTGGCAACTGGAATAACAATAGGAATAGCAATAGGGGTTGCGATCGGAATTGTTTCTGTCTTTATTCTTAGACAAAAACCTACCAAGTAA
- the thrC gene encoding threonine synthase, translating into MARTSLQCRECKKQYDTAFKYICDDCFGPLDVKYDFPTVTKDTFSNREHTYWRYFELLPIESKSNIVSIDAGMTPLTKAENLGKKLGLNNLYIKNDSVNPTFSFKDRPAGVAISKAKEFGLSAVGCASTGNLASATAAHAAKGGFPCHVFAPSNIEMAKIAQALSYGANYVAVDGTYDDANRIAAQIGDSKGIGIVNINMRSHYVEGSKTLAYEVAEQLEWSVPDQLIVPVGSGAMLNAICKGFEELQNVSLLGDVSNMHMIAAQPHGCAPVVDAFKKKSKDVIPVENPDTIAKSLAIGDPGDGRYVLKRLEQYNGFAEECNNKEILDAILLLAKTEGIFTEPAGGVSVSVLQKMVEQGKIDKNDKVVCYVTGNGLKATESIMEVLQKPKVLKADISEISAVVN; encoded by the coding sequence TTGGCTAGAACATCACTACAATGCAGAGAATGCAAAAAACAGTATGATACTGCTTTCAAGTATATTTGTGATGATTGTTTTGGCCCCTTAGATGTGAAATATGATTTTCCAACTGTTACCAAAGATACCTTTTCTAATCGTGAACATACGTATTGGAGATATTTCGAATTACTTCCAATAGAATCAAAATCAAACATTGTTAGTATTGATGCTGGAATGACTCCATTAACAAAAGCAGAAAACTTGGGTAAAAAACTTGGACTCAATAATCTATACATAAAAAATGATTCTGTAAATCCTACATTTTCATTCAAAGATAGACCTGCAGGTGTCGCAATATCAAAAGCAAAAGAATTTGGATTGTCTGCAGTTGGCTGTGCATCAACTGGCAATTTAGCATCAGCCACTGCAGCTCATGCAGCAAAAGGTGGTTTTCCGTGTCATGTATTTGCACCAAGCAATATTGAAATGGCAAAGATTGCACAAGCCTTGTCTTATGGTGCAAACTATGTTGCAGTTGATGGAACATATGATGATGCAAACAGAATTGCAGCACAAATTGGTGACTCTAAGGGAATTGGGATTGTAAATATTAACATGCGTTCACATTATGTAGAAGGCTCTAAAACTTTGGCATATGAAGTTGCAGAACAACTTGAATGGAGTGTACCTGATCAACTAATTGTTCCAGTTGGTAGTGGTGCAATGCTTAATGCAATTTGTAAAGGCTTTGAAGAATTACAAAATGTCTCATTACTTGGTGATGTATCTAACATGCACATGATTGCAGCACAACCACATGGTTGTGCACCTGTTGTTGATGCATTCAAGAAAAAATCTAAAGATGTAATCCCAGTTGAGAATCCTGATACTATTGCAAAAAGTTTGGCAATAGGTGATCCTGGAGATGGACGATATGTGTTAAAAAGATTAGAACAATACAATGGGTTTGCTGAAGAATGTAACAACAAAGAAATTCTAGATGCAATACTTCTCTTGGCCAAAACTGAAGGAATATTTACAGAACCTGCTGGAGGAGTTTCTGTTTCTGTATTGCAAAAAATGGTAGAACAAGGTAAGATTGACAAAAATGATAAGGTTGTATGTTATGTAACTGGAAATGGTCTTAAAGCAACTGAATCTATTATGGAAGTACTACAAAAACCAAAAGTACTCAAAGCAGATATCTCAGAAATTTCGGCGGTAGTAAACTAA
- a CDS encoding twin-arginine translocation signal domain-containing protein yields MSEVGTKKSAGLSRRDFLKLMGAAGTGLAFAPFVPFGNFMPNPNQASLEKVPVILPDGTQANVNTYPVNHAEVITYPATGDAALDAEAFRKWQFIRLPEELGGGKNDISAFRAYSMICLHLWCLWKYWPDEGRKRGECPCHGSMYDPVTGTAFVGPASVQAAPSNTLPKLTLEIDSDGLVFIMPPNFNANDNGVIGYGRFA; encoded by the coding sequence ATGTCAGAGGTGGGGACAAAAAAGTCTGCCGGATTATCCCGAAGAGACTTTCTAAAGTTAATGGGTGCCGCAGGAACTGGTTTAGCTTTTGCTCCGTTTGTCCCATTTGGAAATTTCATGCCAAACCCAAATCAGGCTTCTCTTGAAAAGGTACCTGTAATTTTGCCTGATGGCACTCAAGCAAATGTTAACACTTATCCAGTTAATCACGCTGAAGTCATTACATATCCAGCTACAGGGGATGCCGCACTTGACGCAGAAGCATTTCGTAAGTGGCAATTCATCCGACTTCCTGAAGAATTAGGTGGTGGGAAAAATGATATCTCTGCATTTAGAGCTTATAGTATGATTTGTTTACATCTTTGGTGTTTATGGAAATATTGGCCTGATGAGGGAAGAAAAAGAGGAGAATGTCCTTGTCATGGAAGTATGTATGATCCGGTAACTGGAACTGCTTTTGTTGGTCCTGCATCAGTACAAGCAGCACCTTCAAACACTTTACCTAAACTAACTTTAGAAATTGATTCAGATGGATTGGTGTTTATCATGCCACCAAATTTCAATGCAAATGATAATGGAGTAATTGGATATGGCCGTTTCGCTTGA